The proteins below are encoded in one region of Aquisphaera giovannonii:
- a CDS encoding protein-tyrosine phosphatase family protein — protein sequence MKLRPLSSLFLAGTIAGVVSATTWIVLDHDRWMEKRVKVIVPGQLVRGAWQGPGPLRRIVEREKIRTVVTLTAINSTDRKFTGQEQVLRERGVRWMIIPMRGSRATPEQMALAADLLADPEAQPVFFHCVAGHHRTSLAHAAYLIRHAGYTADQAWKEISTLPWSRPDSVVDRNDRFLIEEFARMQSSLIPSRERGVWEMGNGSWSQAADPPVHPADRGGLAGPGGLDRLESGDAQLRGDPSRAALPIRADVPGRAGPGSS from the coding sequence GTGAAGCTTCGGCCCCTATCCTCCCTGTTCCTTGCGGGCACGATCGCCGGCGTCGTCTCCGCGACCACGTGGATCGTGCTCGACCACGACCGCTGGATGGAGAAGCGCGTGAAGGTCATCGTCCCCGGGCAGCTCGTCCGGGGCGCCTGGCAGGGCCCCGGCCCGCTCCGCCGGATCGTCGAGCGCGAGAAGATCCGGACGGTGGTGACCCTGACGGCCATCAATTCCACGGACCGGAAGTTCACGGGGCAGGAGCAGGTGCTCCGGGAGCGGGGGGTCCGCTGGATGATCATCCCCATGCGGGGATCGCGGGCCACCCCGGAGCAGATGGCGCTGGCCGCCGACCTGTTGGCCGATCCGGAGGCGCAGCCGGTGTTCTTCCACTGCGTCGCCGGCCACCATCGGACGAGCCTGGCCCACGCGGCCTACCTGATCCGGCACGCGGGCTACACGGCGGATCAGGCGTGGAAAGAGATCTCGACGTTGCCCTGGAGCCGGCCGGACTCGGTCGTCGACCGCAACGACCGGTTCCTGATCGAGGAGTTCGCGAGGATGCAGTCCTCGCTGATCCCGTCGCGGGAGCGCGGCGTCTGGGAGATGGGAAATGGGAGCTGGTCGCAGGCGGCGGATCCGCCAGTTCATCCTGCTGATCGCGGCGGCCTCGCTGGCCCCGGCGGGCTGGATCGCCTGGAATCAGGCGACGCACAACTTCGCGGTGATCCGTCC
- a CDS encoding glycosyltransferase family 39 protein, whose product MASRNGHLGAALILLAVAARCACVLVLQSHLVSRSTYEHGEIAANLVAGRGFSIRFLGTDGPTSQQAPVYPAIVAAAYLIGGIESPRSLLILELGQAVLGGLLTLGVLALARQVVGDHPPAVLAAGLIAALHPTLVYAASHVQVALLGATLVTWSLVAATRAGSSGRARDAVLAGILLALTALTDPILSLCAGGMLVAIWGGRRAGPTAPAFGRHLGLSASMLLVAALCVAPWIIRNAIVHGEFVAIKSTFGYAFWQGNCSISEGTDKVVRASVEKVLEGGAGAGLAAWNRTLWAARHEAGYIDDVALTAEDRRLLARASEPERSRILFRRALAELREQPWRYPGLCLRRLRYFWLFDETNPKTRSLIYRVSHGGLLALALLGLCMATADVRRRLAPLFLTAGLISAFHAMTIVSARFHLPIEPLMAVWAGAGLARRMPFGSMSTATADDVVRVGIVGGLQRGRLLDRPA is encoded by the coding sequence ATGGCGAGCCGGAACGGACACCTCGGGGCAGCCCTGATCCTCCTCGCCGTGGCCGCCCGATGCGCCTGCGTCCTGGTCCTGCAGAGCCATCTCGTCTCGAGGAGCACGTACGAGCACGGGGAGATCGCCGCGAACCTCGTCGCCGGCCGCGGGTTCTCGATCCGCTTCCTGGGCACCGACGGCCCGACCTCGCAGCAGGCCCCGGTGTACCCGGCGATCGTCGCGGCGGCGTACCTGATCGGCGGAATCGAGTCGCCGCGTTCGCTGCTCATCCTGGAACTCGGGCAAGCGGTCCTGGGCGGCCTGCTGACGCTGGGTGTCCTCGCCCTGGCGAGGCAGGTGGTCGGCGACCACCCCCCGGCGGTGCTCGCGGCCGGGCTCATCGCGGCCCTGCATCCCACGCTCGTGTATGCGGCCAGCCACGTCCAGGTCGCGCTCCTGGGCGCGACCCTGGTCACCTGGTCGCTCGTCGCCGCCACCCGGGCCGGTTCGAGCGGCCGGGCTCGGGACGCCGTCCTCGCCGGTATCCTGCTGGCCCTGACGGCCCTGACGGACCCCATCCTCTCGCTCTGCGCCGGGGGCATGCTGGTGGCCATCTGGGGGGGACGTCGCGCGGGGCCGACGGCACCTGCCTTCGGGCGGCACCTGGGGCTCTCCGCCTCGATGCTACTCGTCGCCGCCCTCTGCGTGGCCCCCTGGATCATCCGCAACGCGATCGTCCACGGCGAGTTCGTGGCGATCAAGAGCACCTTCGGCTACGCGTTCTGGCAGGGGAACTGCTCGATCAGCGAGGGGACCGACAAGGTCGTCCGCGCCTCGGTGGAGAAGGTCCTCGAGGGCGGCGCCGGGGCGGGCCTCGCGGCCTGGAACCGGACGCTGTGGGCGGCGAGGCATGAGGCCGGGTACATCGACGACGTCGCCCTGACCGCGGAGGATCGCCGGCTCCTGGCGCGGGCCTCCGAGCCGGAGCGGTCGCGCATCCTCTTCCGCCGGGCCCTGGCGGAGCTGCGCGAGCAGCCCTGGAGATACCCCGGGCTCTGCCTCCGCCGGCTTCGCTACTTCTGGCTCTTCGACGAGACCAATCCCAAGACCCGCAGCCTGATCTATCGCGTGAGCCACGGCGGCCTGCTCGCGCTGGCCCTGCTCGGCCTGTGCATGGCCACGGCCGACGTGCGGAGGCGGCTGGCGCCGCTCTTCCTCACGGCCGGGCTGATCTCCGCGTTCCACGCGATGACCATCGTCTCGGCCCGGTTCCACCTCCCGATCGAGCCCCTGATGGCCGTCTGGGCCGGCGCGGGGCTCGCCCGGAGGATGCCCTTCGGCTCCATGTCAACCGCGACGGCTGACGACGTCGTACGCGTCGGGATCGTAGGCGGGCTTCAGCGAGGCCGACTGCTCGACCGGCCGGCTTGA